Part of the Vigna unguiculata cultivar IT97K-499-35 chromosome 3, ASM411807v1, whole genome shotgun sequence genome, CTGAGCTACTTTGTGCTCGAGAAAGTTTTTTCCTGAGTCAGACTTGTATAAGACAAACTTGTATAAAACTCTTCCTCCATGATCACTGGTGAATGCTTTTCTCATACTAGCAATTTTTTTGTACACTATAGGGAGGTAGATAGAGAGAAAAGAACCAGGTTGTGGAGTTTTTAGTTTTGGAACTTGGAAGCAAATATGGACATGTGCTCCTGTCATTTCTACTCATAATGAAGAACTTGCTGAGACTGATATTAATCTTGTTGGTTGAAATGGCAGTTTAACATGATGCTTCCTGGAGGCTGCACTGTTAGTGCTGTAAACTCAGTTTTGTTTAGCCAGAGGTAGTGTTTTCAATGTTATATTACTTGtcatattattttgtaaattgaaattataaaattttatttgagacAATTTTTTCGAATGGAACAACCTTTTGTTTGAAGGGTGAATGagaatttctttttctctaatcTCACTTATAATTCACACAAATTGTGAGAGAACGGAAAGGACTGTTTCTTCCCTTTTTTTCCCTCAGGACTAGGAACAGGTGGGAACATGATTTTGTGTTTGATTTCTTTTGGTTATTGATtatgcatttttgttttgtatgtcGGTTTCTTATTTCCTTGTTTTGTTGTCTGGTTAGAACAAGGAagtctttcttttcaaaaagaaatagaaCATCATCCATAATGTCTTTCTACTTTCATGGATTGGGCAAAATCATGTTTTTGGCcttttgttaaataatattattcttatgaactataatttatatttttaatatgaaacgAAATTTTTCTCAATTCGTACTATTATTAGTCCTAGCAAATATTGAATTGATGTTTTCTCCGATTGtaataaaagaaaagcaaatattaaaagtgtaaattaaatacatataaattgacaggtataaaattatttaaattatacaaatacatataattaggtttttatttaaaaggaaaattaaaaaataattacaactgATGTTCTTCAAAATTACAAAGACATTGTTGGATAGGGGTGGAGGAATTATGTGAGAAAAAATTCAATACTTCTAACACATTTCTCTTCAGATATAAggaataaacaaaaagaataaagCCTACAAGATAATTTCCAGAGAAAAATATACTCTCTCCTTGAGTGATCTCactaatatttatctttttaagaaatttgatttCAGTATACATccttttaatatttcattcaaatgtattcattattattttttcatatatatcaaataattgaaaaaggaaaaagaaatttaGACTTATATGTTAAGAAaataagagagagagaaaaaacttttaaactttACTAGTTCACACTAAAAACTATCTGAAAATATACCATTATAAAGAATCTAGTTAAACTGATGTTATAATCCATTCTAAACTAAAGATCGACAAAATGTGAAATTAACTTAAttagttaagaaaaataaataaatattaaaagaataccACTATCAAAAATTGTAAGAAACTTATAAAactagaattaatttttttatgaattatatgttttttctaaaaaaatattattgaataccATAGCTAACTAATAATCCTTTCTCACTTTCATATTTACTGGTGTAggtactttttcttttcctttcactAGTTTTAATTTGTACTAAAATGAATATGTGGTCAACAAAATTGTGAGGAAAGTTCCAATAAAGCTCAAAAGTGTCATGAATGTTGTCATTCATGCACATAACAAAGTGCTGTTAATTGAATGGTCAAATTGAAAGACCTAACTCATAAGGATATCTCCACAATGTTGtcattgatttatattttaataaggtttaattattcaTCTTTATAGCTGTGcaagttatatattttgatttgatcTTTATGCTTAAGAATGTACATTCAGGTCATACACATATCATGTTAATCATTCTTTTTCAAccatattgttttaaattttaggtcatgtataaaagatttaaaaatatatttttaacaatggagatttgaaaaaataaagttgattGAATTATACAGTTTAAACCagtaatttatcaaaatcataacatcaataaagattttttttgtttcttcacaTTACTTTCAAATAACTccaactttcatttttttttttgtgtgttgggtttgagcctttttttttttttatttgtggaaAATGAGGTAAACAGTTTCACACTTTTTTCTTGTACGTGTACCTTTGATTCCACAGAGCTtcgcagcagcagcagcaggtCGCACAAACAACAAGAGTCAAGCACAGAGAGAAACAATGTCTTCCCCTAGCAAACGGAGAGACATGGACCTGATGAAACTGTCTGTtatcttttcaaaaaaaattatttttattcttttaacttCAGAAActcttattttttcataaatttgttGTCTTTTTCCATTTGGGGTGTGTTTGATTGACATGGATCAGGTCATCAGGATGATGAGTGACTACAAGGTGGAGATGATCAACGATGACATGCAAGAATTCTTTGTGGAATTCCACGGACCTAAAGAGAGTAAATTTTTGCATCCCTTTGCTTGcgtaattattttacattttactttttattctgTTGTTCAGTTCCTCATCAGATTACTGAGATTATCTTTTTCTCTTTGGCCCAACTTTTTCttcattgaaattgaaattgaaattgaaatttcttCCTTCACCGACTGTCTTTGAATTCAATGTGAACTGTTTGGATCAGCAGTCAATAGCTTAGATTAATGTCGTTGATTCATCGTTTGGCTATTTTATTCAATGTGAATGAATTGCACTAGGATCTATGTTAACTTCAAAGGTGGAAGTGAATGGTtgtgttatttttctcttagtatttttgttttttttttgtactctgATGGAAATCATGTGCAGGTCTGTACGAGGTCGGTGTTTGGAAGGTAAAGGTTGAACTACCTGATGCTTATCCTTACAAGTCTCCTTCTATTGGCTTTGTCAACAAAATTTTTCATCCTAATGTTGATGAATTGTAAGTTGTTCCACTGCAACCATAACTTCATTGAATCATAGGTTATATCTTATTTAAGCAGCACCACTGAACTCAATGGAAAACACATTAGCTCATTTATACAGTTTCCTGTAATGCTTAGGTCTGGTTCTGTATGCTTAGATGTTATTAACCAGACTTGGAGTCCCATGTTTGGTAAGCAATACTTGCTATGCATTTCATTCTGCCTTACTCTGTTACTGCCACTGCTTTAAAATTGGTGattttccttattttctttCAGACCTTGTTAATGTGTTTGAGGTGTTTCTTCCTCAACTTCTTCTGTATCCCAATGCATCAGATCCATTAAATGGTGATGCTGCTGCCTTGATGATCCGAGATCATGCTACATATGAACAGAGAGTTAAAGGTGGTAATCCTTTCTCTTGTATAAAGCTTCAATGCTTCTTTCATGCTCAATTCATGTTAATAGTAAGAGTTTTTCTGCATTATTGTTAACAATAGCTACAgccatctttattttcatcGCATTTCAATTGGACTGAAATTAACTGGTTAATAGTTAATAAAAAGCTTTGAAGATTGAAGATTGTCATTTTGCACAAACTGATATTGAACACATCCCTTACCACAACAATTTCAAATGTTTAGTAATATCATTATTAGGTATAACAATTGAAATCTCCGATTCTTGCCAAGAATTTGTTCGATTTAAAGCACAACAACTGTCAATGCTCCCCAACAGATTTAGAATATGAACATCTATCTTTCttgctttgttttttgtttttggataAACAGCAATTGCATTACCTTCTTGCATCCTATTCTGATATTTGCTTTGGCATTGATCAACCGTACTctgtaatgataataataagtGTATATTGAGTGTGTAAAAGAAGAGTTTTTGAATTCCAATACTCAAATGGTAATATAGACCTCATGTTGAATAGTTTGCTGGTAACTGAGCCAATATAAAGTATTTAACATACTCAACCATTTTCAAGTTGTGAGTTTCTGATCAAACCAAGTACTTTCCAATTTACTGTCATAAAACTTCTATTATTGCTTGTATCAATTGAATCTTAGATCCTAGATCTCCGGCCAGGTTTGGTATAGCGAGAAATAATTGCTTATTATAATATGTATTCtgagagaaataacaaaaatggtGATCATTTCCTTATAAAATGCAGAACCACTGTTTTTGTTTTGTCATTCTTTTAAACTTTTACTTTCTAATTTGGTATGTCAAATtggtatatattatttatttatcattggCATGtgagtatttttttatcattgaagAAAATCACACATATGTGAGTATCTAGATATTGTATCATGGTCACAGAAATCTAGATATTCCAGTGTATTTAATTCTAGGATTTCATGTGAGACAGTAGTTTAAAGACTGACAAGGGAAACATCAGTTTAATATATCTACCATATGTGAACATGTTGTTATATTCTAAGTTTTTTgcttttgtttataattttcattttttgagcCAATGAACAGAATATTGTGAGAAATATGCGAAGCCAGAAGACATTGGAGCTGTAGAGGAGAAAGATTCTAGCGAAGATGAGCTGAGTGAAGATGGTTATGCCTCTAGTGATGATGCCATTGTTGGCCAACCAGATCCTTAGATTTTTACATATAATGCCTGTCTTATTTGATTGTACATGATAtcatatgattttatattgaGTCCAAGAATAGGTTAAAGAGACAAGTTCTTAAGGTTGAAGGAAAACTTCACACCTTTCTATCTGTTCCATGGTGGTTGTGTAAATTGGTTTATGATTTAGGTGTTTAAGGTATTCAGTTATGTGACTGGAAAATTCAATTTCTGAAGGTTGCTGGTTCTGCTATGAATTCATTTATTGCTTCTGATAGATGAAATTGTGCGAAGACGACTTTCCCATTTGTGGCTTCTATGAGATTTTGAACTTTGTTTCTTAATATTTAAGGATGTTATGAGATTGGAAATTGAGGGTCagtgttaaaatttttataaaagaaattcgGGATAAATATGGTTTTAGTATCTGAATTTTGATTGAATTTTGATGCAAAATTAGAATTCTTTCATGTATGAAACTTTGGTATATTTTGGCCTTTAAATTTTAGAAGAtgaatagatataattttttaaacttaattatatatattttttgtcgtgctaaacatatttcatattaatatttgaattatttaaacaatttaacatgttttacatataaaaaaatatataattaaattaaaatggttatattttttcttttcttttttctgtttgggaactaaaagtttttaaaacaaattctaatttcacttaaaagttcataattaaaatatatttaacccaaataaatatatatatatatatatatatatattatctaaaCTGAGATGTAAATTACCAAAAATTTGTCTCAaagtaattgatatttatattttatatacacGTAGCATTGAAGCAATAATTTCAGACAATTTTTGTGTTacaaagaataataattaacaattaacGTTGCAATCCTACCGATGAATGTCTGGTATTTGAAATTGGAATTTGAAGAATCTCAATTTAGActttgatttcaaataaatgcTTGGAATAATTGCATGAATCCTGCATTCAATTATGTATGCAATGCATTTAATTCTGCTTCAGtccatattaatattaaaatatacacCAACGGCTATCTACATTCTTACGCtagttaaaattgatttaaatttttgcCATTTCTTGATGTTTAAGTCACCCTTGATAACTGTTCCTACTTTAAGGAGATACCAAATTaactatatgaaaaataaattatttaggtaacaaataaaaagtaatataatgtGATAAAGTTCAATTATGCAATttaatttctttcaatttaatctACTCCTCGTTTTTCATTtggaaaatttgttattatacattttttagtTGGTATTCGAAACTGGCCAAGCGAATTTTGTGTATTCACTAcgcaatttttaaaaatttggtgAGTTAGATACGTTCTTGAGCAAATTTTACCGTGCCCATCAATTGCTTTagatattttagaatttatttaattgctCGTGTGAAAATTCATTGAGCAAATTATACAAATATCCATAAAacaatacaatttataattCACAATTCAAACAATTTAAGTATTTCGCATGGACTTATACTCAAGATacaaacaaaacttaaaaaataaaaaataaaactcatgTATAAACTATtgcaaattaaatataaaaacatatagcAAGGACTCTAATTTAATCACTCTAATTACTATTATGTCAGCTACTTTCCTTTTATTTCATGTTAGTATTCATTTTCATAAGgcaaaataataacattaagtATATAATAGCAAATGGCCCTTATAGCTCAGTGGTAGAGCGTCAGTCTTGTAAACTGAAGGTCCGTAGTTCGATCCTGCGTGAgggcaaaatttaatttttttcacttttttttttcaattatcttttgaatcctcaaatatat contains:
- the LOC114178222 gene encoding ubiquitin-conjugating enzyme E2 5-like isoform X3, which translates into the protein MSSPSKRRDMDLMKLMMSDYKVEMINDDMQEFFVEFHGPKESLYEVGVWKVKVELPDAYPYKSPSIGFVNKIFHPNVDELSGSVCLDVINQTWSPMFDPLNGDAAALMIRDHATYEQRVKEYCEKYAKPEDIGAVEEKDSSEDELSEDGYASSDDAIVGQPDP
- the LOC114178222 gene encoding ubiquitin-conjugating enzyme E2-23 kDa-like isoform X1; this encodes MSSPSKRRDMDLMKLMMSDYKVEMINDDMQEFFVEFHGPKESLYEVGVWKVKVELPDAYPYKSPSIGFVNKIFHPNVDELSGSVCLDVINQTWSPMFDLVNVFEVFLPQLLLYPNASDPLNGDAAALMIRDHATYEQRVKEYCEKYAKPEDIGAVEEKDSSEDELSEDGYASSDDAIVGQPDP
- the LOC114178222 gene encoding ubiquitin-conjugating enzyme E2-23 kDa-like isoform X2 encodes the protein MMSDYKVEMINDDMQEFFVEFHGPKESLYEVGVWKVKVELPDAYPYKSPSIGFVNKIFHPNVDELSGSVCLDVINQTWSPMFDLVNVFEVFLPQLLLYPNASDPLNGDAAALMIRDHATYEQRVKEYCEKYAKPEDIGAVEEKDSSEDELSEDGYASSDDAIVGQPDP